Proteins found in one Dermacentor silvarum isolate Dsil-2018 chromosome 8, BIME_Dsil_1.4, whole genome shotgun sequence genomic segment:
- the LOC119462054 gene encoding solute carrier family 13 member 3, with translation MKPQIFPGWIDALPHGELVQPSALIALMALLLFVIPKNPGNPWQSQSLLTWEEAVKGVKWGVVILVGGGMTLSEACKQSGLSSILVDNVKGMDVLPPALTALLFCFAASMFTEITSNTATSSILLPLVCDMAVALRLHPIYLAMPVAVACSSPSSYPPVHRRMPSPTTWPSSAFRIL, from the exons ATGAAGCCGCAAATATTTCCGGGATGGATTGACGCTCTTCCCCATGGAGA GCTCGTGCAGCCCAGCGCCTTGATCGCCTTGATGGCGCTGCTGCTCTTCGTAATACCGAAGAATCCTGGAAACCCGTGGCAGTCACAGTCACTTCTCACGTGGGAGGAGGCGGTCAAGGGTGTCAAGTGGGGCGTCGTGATCCTCGTGGGAGGAGGCATGACTCTGTCGGAGGCCTGCAAG CAATCTGGACTTTCTTCGATACTGGTGGACAACGTGAAGGGCATGGACGTACTGCCACCGGCTCTCACGGCTTTGCTGTTCTGCTTCGCTGCGTCTATGTTCACGGAGATAACAAGCAACACCGCCACGAGTTCCATACTTCTGCCCCTCGTCTGCGACATG GCTGTCGCACTGAGGCTGCACCCCATCTACCTGGCCATGCCTGTGGCAGTCGCCTGTTCGTCGCCTTCATCATACCCGCCGGTACACCGCCGAATGCCATCGCCTACGACCTGGCCAAGCTCCGCATTCCGGATATTGTAA
- the LOC119460966 gene encoding uncharacterized protein LOC119460966 → MLTPVWFILVAIAIPCQAYLDDRVLLDQHWTGFSPTVGGARREESKAPIQGRRRHASARQSDNEPDKRSAGFHLRSADIGPLMVRDMRSTTVRNAETSLRFRSDNVRRPEVAERSVRHVLNNLERMSRRERLDDASVRGGRTERDTSRTLDLPKQEREIGDRTLHSTNGKVSHRTADERRRTAADAPTWVKEDSRRRVRSANRDLVLSGSRQTPSRTSHCDDGASVVRQRKSVERIEHRNPIERRASSLERLSGPTETRDQGRQLDARLEAPHTQDENNHASRIGAVRPASRRQTRGKINRNYRVRDAMYQSRLIVDQRNNLHGLAKTFSFRSKALSSRNLATGRHQMTDRRRSATLPLQASTERDRIDNSPHNERVASALSGLPRREIMPPRMISAVRTQNHRVDGDVTRNVRHIRRTETRTSELRFSFRGTRQREVRRTGVNKRYAVGATDERRPVRFLAERALPNMSDKRQERHGNSLPLLERVRTSKGKEIMLETRHDRSFRQHDSRIDVRSMCDSERTSYVVDRSFAGSVQHKCSRKVSEVRRQLGVDHERLDRTNTRETSIQVYRARCQICNDDAASSRNVEHGRRLSTPVDSSARLTKRSRNEVVLGQSIIGEGRTRARASVTQRFQSVDRAERRRELRHDSSDEQMRFVDSRERIVVDTRRNNGEARLAIAKMQNARQIREEFGYKASRRSADVHSRLKTNSNDAMFDTTRSIRANRPAGDSYRQSLEDARSSLIRTERYIFERRQSDKRDIEDTVPSGRRDIAITHQLLKTAPHSSRRFQNVRPTDFGGQEELNYPEKHQKSPLFWDELTSSYFRSDSGSLLETVLTVGVVALMTMSPKRKLVN, encoded by the exons ATGCTGACGCCGGTGTGGTTCATCCTGGTGGCGATCGCCATTCCCTGTCAGGCGTACCTGGACGACCGGGTGCTCCTTGATCAGCACTGGACCGGATTCAGTCCCACGGTCGGCGGCGCGAGGCGAGAGGAGTCCAAGGCACCCATCCAGGGTCGCCGCCGACACGCATCCGCGCGACAAAGTGACAACGAACCCGACAAACGTTCTGCGGGCTTTCACCTGCGCAGTGCCGACATTGGGCCGCTGATGGTACGAGATATGCGGTCTACCACAGTACGTAACGCGGAGACTTCCCTCCGCTTTCGCAGCGACAATGTGAGAAGGCCCGAAGTTGCGGAGCGAAGCGTACGCCACGTTCTGAACAATCTCGAAAGGATGAGCAGACGAGAAAGGCTTGATGACGCAAGTGTACGTGGAGGCCGCACCGAGAGAGATACCTCGAGAACGTTAGATTTACCAAAGCAAGAACGCGAAATCGGGGACAGGACACTCCACAGCACAAACGGAAAGGTCTCGCACAGGACGGCCGACGAGCGGCGGAGAACCGCTGCGGACGCACCAACGTGGGTGAAGGAAGATTCGAGAAGAAGGGTCAGATCCGCCAATCGCGATCTTGTTCTTTCAGGCAGCCGACAGACACCCAGTCGCACAAGCCACTGCGACGATGGCGCGTCAGTCGTTCGTCAGAGGAAGTCTGTGGAGCGTATCGAACATAGGAATCCGATTGAACGGCGGGCATCGAGCTTGGAACGGCTCTCGGGACCCACTGAAACAAGGGATCAAGGCCGCCAGCTAGACGCAAGGCTCGAGGCGCCTCATACGCAAGATGAAAACAACCACGCGTCAAGGATTGGCGCAGTGCGTCCAGCCTCAAGACGCCAAACACGAGGTAAAATTAACCGCAACTACCGCGTTCGTGACGCCATGTACCAAAGCCGTCTGATCGTGGACCAACGTAACAATCTCCACGGTTTAGCGAAAACATTTTCTTTCCGATCGAAGGCGCTGTCTTCCAGAAACTTAGCTACAGGACGTCATCAAATGACTGATAGGAGACGCAGCGCGACGCTACCATTACAAGCCAGCACAGAGAGGGACAGAATAGACAATAGCCCTCACAACGAAAGGGTGGCAAGTGCATTATCTGGGCTTCCAAGACGTGAGATAATGCCGCCTAGAATGATATCGGCCGTACGAACACAGAATCATAGAGTAGACGGAGACGTGACCCGGAACGTGCGGCATATTAGACGTACTGAAACAAGGACGAGCGAACTTCGTTTTTCCTTCCGTGGCACCAGACAACGCGAAGTAAGACGTACTGGCGTCAACAAACGCTACGCCGTTGGTGCTACGGACGAGCGCAGGCCAGTTCGCTTTTTAGCCGAACGTGCACTGCCGAACATGTCCGATAAGCGCCAAGAAAGGCACGGCAACTCATTACCTCTTCTTGAAAGGGTGCGGACTTCAAAAGGGAAGGAAATTATGCTGGAAACACGGCACGACCGTAGTTTTAGGCAACATGACTCCAGGATCGATGTACGATCGATGTGCGACAGTGAACGTACCAGTTACGTTGTGGACAGAAGCTTCGCGGGCTCAGTACAGCACAAGTGCTCGCGGAAGGTCAGTGAAGTGCGTAGACAGCTGGGCGTCGATCACGAAAGGCTCGACCGGACGAACACAAGAGAGACATCAATCCAAGTTTACCGCGCCAGATGCCAAATCTGTAATGACGACGCGGCTTCGTCTCGCAATGTTGAACATGGCCGCCGGCTCTCTACGCCGGTGGACTCTTCGGCAAGGCTTACAAAACGAAGCCGCAACGAGGTTGTTCTTGGGCAAAGCATCATTGGGGAAGGCAGGACAAGGGCGCGTGCGAGTGTCACACAACGTTTCCAGTCTGTAGATCGGGCTGAGAGGCGCCGAGAACTTCGTCACGACAGCAGCGATGAGCAAATGCGCTTTGTCGACTCTCGTGAAAGAATTGTAGTGGACACCAGACGGAACAATGGTGAAGCCCGGTTAGCTATCGCGAAAATGCAAAATGCTAGACAGATTCGCGAAGAGTTCGGTTACAAGGCATCGCGAAGGTCTGCAGACGTGCACAGCCGCCTTAAGACGAACAGTAACGACGCCATGTTCGACACAACCAGGTCGATACGCGCCAACAGGCCAGCAGGAGATAGTTACCGTCAGAGCCTAGAAGATGCGCGGTCATCTCTCATCAGAACGGAGCGATACATTTTCGAAAGAAGACAAAGTGACAAGAGGGACATTGAGGACACTGTGCCCAGCGGTCGCCGTGACATTGCCATCACACATCAGCTTCTTAAGACAGCGCCACATTCATCAAGAAGGTTCCAGAACGTTCGTCCAACAGACTTTGGTGGACAG GAGGAACTAAACTACCCTGAAAAGCATCAGAAGAGCCCGCTGTTTTGGGATGAACTTACGTCGAG CTATTTCAGGTCAGACAGCGGCAGCCTGCTCGAGACGGTCCTGACTGTCGGCGTGGTTGCCTTGATGACCATGTCGCCAAAAAGGAAGCTCGTGAACTGA